A section of the Streptomyces sp. CG1 genome encodes:
- a CDS encoding SDR family oxidoreductase — protein MNPKTVLITGTSSGIGLAAAVAAARAGWHVVATMRDPGKAEPLRKAAAEAGVGERVQVKRLDVVDPESVTACLDEVIAEHGRLDAVVNNAGAGHVGTLEQGTVDDVRAAMEVNFFGVVQVTRAALPHLRASRGRLITVTSVGGVVGQPFNEAYCAAKFAVEGFMESLAPVAATVGVAVTVVEPGAVASEFVANVSLDVPAMLAAAGPYAPALQSYIERAQTSFSGAQSPAEASAPIIEALTADEPPFRMQTSDWARDFVGAKLTDLDGSTVQGLTGGWVGRTMP, from the coding sequence ATGAACCCCAAGACCGTCCTCATCACCGGCACCTCCTCCGGTATCGGGCTGGCCGCCGCCGTGGCCGCCGCCCGCGCCGGGTGGCATGTCGTGGCCACCATGCGGGACCCGGGCAAGGCCGAACCGCTGCGGAAGGCGGCCGCCGAGGCCGGGGTGGGGGAGCGGGTGCAGGTCAAGCGGCTGGACGTGGTCGACCCCGAGTCGGTCACCGCCTGCCTGGACGAGGTGATCGCCGAGCACGGGCGGCTCGACGCGGTCGTCAACAACGCCGGCGCGGGACACGTCGGCACGCTCGAGCAGGGCACGGTGGACGACGTCCGGGCCGCGATGGAGGTGAACTTCTTCGGGGTCGTGCAGGTCACCCGGGCAGCGCTGCCGCATCTGCGCGCCTCCCGGGGGCGGTTGATCACCGTCACCAGCGTCGGCGGGGTGGTCGGCCAGCCCTTCAACGAGGCGTACTGCGCCGCCAAGTTCGCCGTCGAGGGCTTCATGGAGTCCCTCGCCCCGGTCGCCGCCACCGTCGGTGTGGCCGTCACCGTGGTGGAGCCGGGTGCGGTCGCGAGCGAGTTCGTGGCCAACGTCAGCCTGGACGTCCCGGCGATGCTGGCCGCCGCCGGGCCGTACGCGCCCGCGTTGCAGTCGTACATCGAGCGCGCGCAGACCTCCTTCAGCGGTGCGCAGAGCCCGGCCGAGGCCTCCGCGCCGATCATCGAGGCGCTGACCGCCGACGAGCCGCCGTTCCGGATGCAGACCTCCGACTGGGCCCGTGACTTCGTCGGTGCCAAGCTCACCGACCTCGACGGATCCACCGTCCAGGGCCTCACCGGCGGCTGGGTCGGCCGGACGATGCCGTGA
- a CDS encoding GNAT family N-acetyltransferase, whose protein sequence is MSDVRIITEAEFEDWQRALDTGFLRPPVVTSEELDARRAQFVPGRLRGAFDGGRCVATFRSFAQELTAVGGGLVPADAISNVTVSPTHRRRGLLTRMMDQDLAAAKERGDVVATLIAAEYPIYGRYGFGPATWATTWTVEVPRAGLDPRWSGPDDGGRIDLVDGEDIRKLGPEFYERFRRTQPGAVSRDELWWQLHTGAVRFRGDWTEPFYAVHRAADGEVQGLVAYKSDETWNGKQPDQTASVLRLTATTPAAERALWHYLCSIDWITKVKSGFRGPDDLLPHYLPDPRAARITGHADWLWVRILDVVRALEARTYDGTGTLVLDVVDDAGPAGGRFRLEASPEGATCVPASAQSADLTLGVGELASIWLGGESPVRLAALGRLREEREGAARQADALFRSPGRPWCPDIF, encoded by the coding sequence ATGAGCGACGTCCGGATCATCACCGAGGCCGAATTCGAGGACTGGCAGCGCGCGCTGGACACCGGGTTTCTGCGGCCGCCGGTCGTGACATCCGAGGAACTCGACGCCCGTCGTGCGCAGTTCGTGCCGGGGCGGCTGCGCGGTGCGTTCGACGGCGGCCGGTGCGTGGCCACGTTCCGCTCCTTCGCGCAGGAACTGACCGCGGTGGGCGGTGGACTCGTTCCCGCGGACGCGATCTCCAATGTCACCGTCAGCCCCACCCACCGCCGTCGCGGCCTGCTCACCCGAATGATGGACCAGGACCTCGCGGCGGCGAAGGAGCGCGGTGACGTCGTCGCCACGCTGATCGCCGCCGAGTACCCGATCTACGGCCGCTACGGCTTCGGTCCGGCGACCTGGGCGACGACATGGACCGTCGAGGTGCCCCGGGCGGGCCTGGATCCGCGCTGGTCCGGCCCCGATGACGGCGGCCGGATCGACCTGGTGGACGGCGAGGACATCCGTAAGCTCGGTCCGGAGTTCTACGAGCGGTTCCGCAGGACCCAGCCCGGCGCGGTCAGCCGGGACGAGCTGTGGTGGCAGCTGCACACCGGGGCCGTCCGCTTCCGCGGCGACTGGACCGAGCCGTTCTACGCAGTCCACCGCGCGGCCGACGGCGAGGTCCAGGGCCTGGTGGCGTACAAGTCCGACGAGACCTGGAACGGCAAGCAGCCGGACCAGACCGCCAGTGTGCTCAGGCTCACCGCCACCACTCCGGCGGCCGAGCGCGCTCTGTGGCACTACCTGTGCTCGATCGACTGGATCACCAAGGTCAAGAGCGGCTTCCGCGGCCCCGACGACCTGCTCCCGCACTATCTGCCCGACCCGCGCGCGGCCCGGATCACCGGGCACGCGGACTGGCTGTGGGTGCGGATCCTGGACGTCGTACGGGCGCTGGAGGCGCGGACGTACGACGGGACGGGGACGCTGGTCCTGGACGTCGTGGACGACGCGGGGCCGGCCGGGGGGCGGTTCCGGCTGGAGGCCTCGCCCGAAGGGGCGACCTGTGTGCCGGCTTCCGCTCAGAGCGCCGATCTCACTCTGGGCGTAGGGGAGTTGGCGTCCATCTGGCTCGGTGGGGAGTCGCCGGTGCGGCTCGCGGCGCTCGGCCGGCTCCGGGAAGAACGAGAGGGCGCCGCCCGGCAGGCCGACGCCCTGTTCCGCTCGCCCGGGCGGCCATGGTGCCCGGACATCTTCTGA
- a CDS encoding ArsR/SmtB family transcription factor: MIRIRLTVTDFARVRFAPRPAPLQELNVALMKMCRSDDALLFGRWRQRLLRSLPATAEPLADLVPGGEAPRFIDVFSDGLTAGLDTVRASHPALVRSEIERVYAGHPGPPPLWIRGLHRGDADAWRLLRRAQQAAFETALRPVWPLIQDLHRTEFSRYALTAAEHGTAAALAALVPGSRLHDGVWEFGAPWEADLTPGGRGLVLQPTFHWTGHPLIADPPDGPLFLTYPSGPGLPLAPGTAGGTDDALARLLGRTRLDILLLLAEEHTTSGLARRLGVSNATVSAHTATLREAGWITTVRAGRAVLHRRSALGGMLVRR; encoded by the coding sequence GTGATCCGGATCCGTCTCACGGTCACCGACTTCGCCCGGGTGCGGTTCGCGCCCCGGCCGGCTCCTCTGCAGGAGCTGAACGTGGCCCTCATGAAGATGTGCCGCTCCGACGACGCACTGCTCTTCGGCCGCTGGCGTCAGCGCCTGCTCCGGTCCTTGCCGGCCACGGCCGAGCCCCTGGCGGACCTGGTTCCCGGCGGGGAGGCCCCAAGGTTCATCGATGTCTTCAGCGACGGCCTGACAGCGGGGCTGGACACCGTACGGGCCTCGCACCCGGCCCTGGTCCGCTCCGAGATCGAGCGGGTCTACGCCGGGCATCCCGGCCCGCCCCCGCTGTGGATCCGCGGCCTGCACCGGGGCGATGCCGATGCCTGGCGGCTCCTGCGCCGCGCACAGCAAGCGGCCTTCGAGACGGCGCTGCGTCCCGTATGGCCCCTGATACAGGACCTGCACCGGACGGAATTCAGCCGTTACGCCCTGACCGCTGCCGAACACGGCACCGCCGCCGCGCTCGCCGCCCTCGTCCCGGGAAGCCGACTGCACGACGGCGTCTGGGAGTTCGGGGCGCCCTGGGAGGCGGACCTCACGCCGGGCGGCCGTGGCCTGGTGCTCCAGCCGACCTTCCACTGGACCGGCCACCCTCTCATCGCCGATCCGCCGGACGGCCCGCTGTTTCTGACCTACCCGAGCGGTCCGGGGCTGCCGCTCGCGCCGGGCACGGCGGGCGGGACGGACGACGCGCTGGCCCGGCTGCTCGGCCGGACCCGCCTCGACATCCTGTTGCTGCTGGCCGAGGAGCACACCACCAGCGGGCTCGCCCGCCGGCTGGGCGTAAGCAATGCCACCGTCTCCGCCCACACCGCCACGCTGCGCGAGGCGGGCTGGATCACCACGGTCCGCGCGGGCCGGGCGGTGCTGCACCGGCGCAGCGCCCTGGGGGGCATGCTGGTCCGGCGGTGA
- a CDS encoding winged helix-turn-helix domain-containing protein — protein sequence MDPEHASVGGRTRSRQPHASPRDIADALRDRIRSGVLRAGQRMPTQAELAVEFGVERGVVRQALRILQTEQLLTNVSKGSPATVASVPEPVRLPAGPAAPPQPTMVGLAPRIAEAFAAPHVRIDALCLTSVSLTMAVGEPVRQIHAGRLKPAKIDVRVLMPSRDIDLAFPAPVADDGGLLHRRWLVQRNAQGMVLQQNLLALYATHGVDVHVSFRALPFTPPVKLYLLNDSEALFAYYTLLRREREIEHEHLELYDADGTRSMLFAFERRAGQRDAAFVEQSRLWFDALWETISSELLLSS from the coding sequence GTGGACCCGGAGCACGCCTCCGTCGGTGGACGGACGAGGTCACGGCAGCCTCACGCATCACCTCGCGACATCGCCGACGCACTGCGCGACCGGATCAGGTCCGGTGTGCTGCGGGCGGGTCAGCGCATGCCCACGCAGGCCGAGCTGGCCGTGGAGTTCGGCGTGGAGCGCGGGGTTGTACGGCAGGCGTTGCGCATCCTGCAGACGGAGCAGCTGCTCACCAACGTGTCCAAAGGCAGCCCGGCCACCGTGGCGTCGGTGCCCGAACCGGTGCGGCTGCCGGCCGGTCCGGCGGCGCCGCCGCAGCCCACGATGGTCGGCCTGGCGCCCCGTATCGCGGAGGCCTTCGCCGCCCCTCACGTGCGGATCGACGCGCTCTGTCTGACCTCGGTCTCGCTCACGATGGCCGTCGGCGAGCCGGTCCGGCAGATCCATGCGGGACGCCTGAAACCGGCCAAGATCGACGTCCGGGTGCTGATGCCCAGCCGGGACATCGACCTCGCCTTCCCGGCCCCGGTGGCCGACGACGGCGGTCTGCTGCACCGCCGCTGGCTGGTCCAGCGCAACGCCCAGGGCATGGTGCTGCAGCAGAATCTGCTGGCTCTGTACGCCACGCACGGCGTCGACGTGCACGTCTCCTTCCGCGCCCTGCCGTTCACCCCGCCGGTCAAGCTGTATCTGCTCAACGACTCGGAGGCGCTGTTCGCGTACTACACGCTGCTGCGCCGCGAGCGGGAGATCGAGCACGAGCATCTGGAGCTGTACGACGCCGACGGCACGCGCTCGATGCTGTTCGCCTTCGAGCGGCGGGCCGGTCAGCGGGACGCCGCGTTCGTGGAGCAGTCGCGGCTGTGGTTCGACGCGCTGTGGGAGACGATCAGTTCGGAACTGCTGCTCAGTTCATAG
- a CDS encoding Fur family transcriptional regulator: protein MVSTDWKSDLRQRGYRLTPQRQLVLEAVDTLEHATPDDILVEVRKTASGVNISTVYRTLELLEELGLVSHAHLGHGAPTYHLADRHHHLHLVCRDCENVIEADVEVAAEFTAKLRAQFGFDTDMKHFAIFGRCKDCSLKSSTTTS, encoded by the coding sequence GTGGTGAGCACCGACTGGAAGAGCGACCTCAGGCAGCGCGGCTACCGGCTGACGCCGCAGCGTCAGCTTGTCCTCGAAGCTGTGGACACCCTTGAGCACGCGACCCCCGACGACATCCTCGTGGAGGTGCGGAAGACGGCGTCGGGAGTCAACATCTCCACGGTCTACCGGACCCTGGAGCTGCTGGAGGAGCTGGGTCTGGTCAGTCATGCCCACCTCGGGCACGGTGCGCCGACGTACCACCTCGCCGACCGCCACCACCATCTGCACCTGGTGTGCCGTGACTGCGAGAACGTGATCGAGGCCGATGTGGAGGTCGCCGCCGAGTTCACGGCGAAGCTCCGCGCCCAGTTCGGCTTCGACACCGACATGAAGCACTTCGCAATCTTCGGCCGGTGCAAGGACTGTTCGCTGAAGAGTTCAACTACCACGTCGTAG
- a CDS encoding MarR family winged helix-turn-helix transcriptional regulator: MDRADLTLGELAARDHAFYGLVWAGTTLSARVDQALLHAHDLPLSWFEVMLWLHGQREPVAASDLGAKTLLSRSQVSRVIHALQARGLVARAPSPTDARSVHLTLTDAGRQAFAEADATRRAALAEVFDDRLDERDIEDLERVWEKLKRKPA, translated from the coding sequence ATGGACCGCGCCGACCTCACCCTGGGCGAACTCGCCGCCCGCGACCACGCCTTCTACGGCCTCGTCTGGGCCGGCACCACCCTCAGCGCGCGCGTCGACCAGGCCCTGCTGCACGCCCACGACCTGCCGCTGTCGTGGTTCGAGGTGATGCTCTGGCTGCACGGGCAGCGCGAACCGGTCGCCGCGTCCGATCTCGGCGCGAAGACCCTGCTCAGCCGCAGCCAGGTGTCCCGTGTGATCCACGCGCTCCAGGCCCGTGGCCTGGTCGCCCGCGCGCCCTCCCCCACCGACGCCCGCTCGGTCCACCTCACCCTCACCGACGCCGGCCGTCAGGCCTTCGCCGAGGCGGACGCGACCCGCCGGGCGGCCCTCGCGGAGGTCTTCGACGACCGCCTGGACGAGCGGGACATCGAGGATCTGGAGCGGGTGTGGGAGAAGCTGAAGCGAAAGCCCGCCTGA
- a CDS encoding folate-binding protein YgfZ gives MKSPLLSLPGAVPAEGVDEGVAAHYGDLFREQRALADGTGFVDLSHRGVVTVSGEDRLSWLHLLLTQHVSELPVGEATEALILSAHGHIEHALYLVDDGTAVWAHVEPGTQDALIAYLESMKFFYRVEVADRTADFAVVHLPAGSIAEVPEGVVVRETPYGRDLFLPREDLESFAATHGPAVGLLAYEALRVEHHRPRLGFETDHRTIPHELGWIGTAVHLQKGCYRGQETVARVENLGKPPRRLVFLHLDGSDVHLPVPGTELRVADEGPEGRKVGFVTTSVRHHELGPVALALVKRNVPLDARLLAGETAAAQEVVVEP, from the coding sequence ATGAAGAGCCCCTTGCTGTCTCTGCCCGGCGCCGTCCCCGCCGAGGGCGTGGACGAAGGTGTCGCCGCCCACTACGGCGACCTGTTCCGCGAGCAGCGCGCCCTCGCCGACGGCACCGGTTTCGTCGACCTCTCCCACCGGGGAGTCGTCACCGTCTCCGGTGAGGACCGGCTGAGCTGGCTGCATCTGCTGCTCACCCAGCACGTCAGCGAGCTGCCGGTCGGGGAGGCCACCGAGGCGCTGATCCTGTCCGCGCACGGGCACATCGAGCATGCGCTGTACCTGGTGGACGACGGCACGGCCGTCTGGGCGCATGTGGAGCCCGGTACGCAGGACGCGCTGATCGCGTACCTGGAGTCGATGAAGTTCTTCTACCGGGTGGAGGTCGCCGACCGGACCGCCGACTTCGCGGTCGTCCATCTGCCTGCCGGTTCCATCGCCGAGGTGCCCGAGGGCGTCGTCGTCCGCGAGACGCCGTACGGCCGTGATCTGTTCCTGCCGCGCGAGGACCTGGAGTCCTTCGCGGCCACGCATGGTCCGGCTGTCGGCCTCCTCGCCTACGAGGCGCTCCGCGTCGAGCACCATCGCCCCCGGCTCGGCTTCGAGACCGACCACCGGACCATCCCGCACGAGCTGGGCTGGATCGGCACGGCGGTGCATCTGCAGAAGGGCTGCTACCGAGGTCAGGAGACGGTCGCCCGCGTCGAGAACCTGGGCAAGCCCCCGCGCCGGCTGGTCTTCCTCCACCTGGACGGCAGCGACGTCCACCTCCCGGTCCCCGGCACGGAACTCCGCGTCGCGGACGAGGGCCCCGAGGGCCGCAAGGTCGGCTTCGTGACGACGTCGGTACGACACCATGAGCTGGGGCCGGTGGCTCTGGCACTGGTGAAGAGGAACGTGCCGCTCGACGCGCGGCTCCTGGCCGGAGAGACAGCGGCTGCGCAAGAGGTCGTGGTCGAGCCGTAG
- the dtd gene encoding D-aminoacyl-tRNA deacylase: MRAVVQRVDGASVVVDGETVGAVEGEGLCVLVGVTHEDTKEKAAQLARKLWSIRMLQDEKSCSDIDAPLLVISQFTLYGDARKGRRPTWNAAAAGDVAEPLVDEVVAQLRSLGATVATGRFGAQMRVSLTNDGPFTVLLEI, from the coding sequence ATGCGTGCGGTGGTGCAGAGAGTGGACGGCGCGAGCGTCGTCGTGGACGGCGAGACGGTCGGCGCGGTCGAGGGCGAGGGGCTGTGCGTGCTCGTCGGGGTGACCCACGAGGACACCAAGGAGAAGGCGGCCCAGCTGGCCCGCAAGCTCTGGTCGATCCGCATGCTGCAGGACGAGAAGTCGTGCAGCGACATCGACGCCCCGCTGCTGGTGATCAGCCAGTTCACTCTGTACGGCGACGCGCGCAAGGGCCGGAGGCCCACCTGGAACGCGGCCGCGGCCGGTGATGTCGCCGAGCCGCTGGTGGACGAGGTGGTGGCTCAGCTGCGGTCGCTCGGCGCGACGGTGGCTACGGGGCGCTTCGGGGCGCAGATGCGGGTGTCGCTGACGAACGACGGGCCGTTCACGGTGTTGCTGGAGATCTAG
- a CDS encoding GntR family transcriptional regulator has product MVVTQEHVAVNGSRRLTPQEIAETLRERIRSGALRPGERLPTQAELAEEFAVERGTVRQALRVLQEDGLLSNVSKGSPPRVAEPQPARDGPQPTMVALAPRLTKAFSARHVRIDAVCLTAQSLIPALGEALRLVHEGRLRPERIDARILLPSRDINLAFPVSVDAGSAEDDAVHQRWLAMRNAQGQVLQYNLQALRGTHGIDVQVTFRALPFTPPVKLYLLNGVEALFAHYMVTRRAEPTDRGTLEMYDTLGSESLLFSFEQRAGKRDAAFVEQSQKWFDALWETITTDLTLS; this is encoded by the coding sequence TTGGTCGTGACTCAGGAGCATGTGGCAGTGAACGGCAGCAGAAGGCTTACGCCCCAGGAGATCGCCGAGACCCTGCGCGAACGCATCCGCAGCGGTGCGCTGCGGCCCGGCGAGCGGCTGCCGACCCAGGCCGAGCTGGCCGAGGAGTTCGCGGTCGAGCGGGGCACCGTACGCCAGGCGCTGCGCGTGCTCCAGGAGGACGGGCTGCTCAGCAACGTCAGCAAGGGCAGCCCGCCCCGGGTCGCCGAGCCACAGCCCGCCCGGGACGGACCGCAGCCGACCATGGTGGCCCTCGCCCCCCGGCTGACCAAGGCCTTCTCCGCCCGGCATGTGCGCATCGACGCGGTCTGCCTGACCGCGCAGAGCCTGATCCCCGCGCTCGGCGAGGCGCTGCGCCTGGTCCACGAGGGCCGGCTGCGCCCCGAGCGGATCGACGCCCGCATCCTGCTGCCGTCCCGCGACATCAACCTCGCCTTCCCGGTGTCGGTCGACGCCGGCAGCGCGGAGGACGACGCCGTCCACCAGCGCTGGCTGGCCATGCGCAACGCTCAGGGCCAGGTGCTGCAGTACAACCTCCAGGCGCTGCGCGGCACCCACGGCATCGACGTCCAGGTCACCTTCCGGGCACTGCCGTTCACCCCGCCGGTCAAGCTGTATCTGCTCAACGGCGTCGAAGCGCTGTTCGCGCACTACATGGTCACGCGCCGCGCCGAGCCCACCGACCGCGGGACGCTGGAGATGTACGACACCCTCGGCTCCGAGTCGCTGCTGTTCTCCTTCGAGCAGCGGGCCGGGAAGCGGGACGCGGCGTTCGTGGAGCAATCGCAGAAGTGGTTCGACGCCCTCTGGGAAACCATCACGACGGACCTGACACTCTCCTAG
- a CDS encoding aerial mycelium formation protein, with protein MSTPSTSGWLGAQGTYRAPVQRADTPAGAMLPAPPAEPAPDPVLLSLPAQPPEPDLALLSLPELRTLRRDAQRDEADLSYVRRLLQGRIDILRAELCRRGRASLPAPADGSVVDRLPEILKDAPARYRSSARHVTLGTPHNEEYRQLATEMLAEVELSDLQARTDPELTSAMGRLVRYEQEVSRRRQHLQRTADDSSAEIARRYRVGEAQVDDLLI; from the coding sequence ATGAGCACACCTAGTACCAGTGGGTGGCTGGGGGCGCAGGGGACGTACCGGGCGCCGGTCCAGCGCGCCGACACTCCGGCGGGCGCGATGCTGCCCGCGCCGCCGGCCGAGCCCGCGCCCGATCCGGTCCTGCTGAGCCTGCCCGCGCAGCCGCCCGAGCCGGATCTGGCCCTGCTGAGCCTGCCCGAGCTGCGCACCCTGCGCCGCGACGCCCAGCGCGACGAGGCGGACCTCAGCTATGTGCGGCGGCTGCTGCAGGGCCGGATCGACATCCTGCGCGCGGAGTTGTGCCGGCGCGGCCGGGCCTCCCTGCCTGCACCCGCGGACGGTTCCGTGGTCGACCGGCTCCCGGAGATCCTCAAGGACGCCCCGGCCCGGTACCGCTCCTCGGCCCGCCATGTCACGCTCGGCACCCCGCACAACGAGGAGTACCGGCAGCTGGCCACCGAGATGCTCGCCGAGGTCGAGCTGAGCGATCTTCAGGCGCGTACGGATCCCGAACTGACCAGCGCGATGGGGCGGTTGGTCCGGTACGAGCAGGAGGTCTCCCGGCGCCGCCAGCATCTGCAGCGCACGGCCGACGACTCCAGCGCGGAGATCGCCCGCCGCTACCGGGTGGGCGAGGCGCAGGTGGACGACCTGCTGATCTGA
- a CDS encoding HAD family hydrolase, with protein MTSDATTQTEPSANEIEKLRDLIEPARVVLWDFDGPICCLFARHKAERVAAGLVDWLAGHGLHNLLSDSERELLDPHVVLRAVDLRHPGSDLVTELEERLTQEELRAAGSALPTPYADPLIRTWTAVGARLAITTNNSPKVVRAYLDGRGLSSCFASHIYGRTADLHLLKPNPHCLNRALTAMGCAPSAALMIGDSGSDLAAANNAGVPFLGYARNERKGKLLRDAGAGCVVASLEPLLRTLRG; from the coding sequence GTGACTTCTGATGCGACGACGCAGACCGAACCGAGCGCGAACGAGATCGAGAAGCTACGGGATCTGATCGAACCTGCCCGGGTGGTTCTGTGGGACTTCGACGGACCGATCTGCTGTCTGTTCGCGCGGCACAAGGCGGAACGGGTCGCCGCCGGGCTGGTGGACTGGCTGGCCGGGCATGGGCTGCACAACCTGCTCAGCGACTCCGAACGCGAGCTGCTGGACCCGCACGTGGTGCTGCGCGCCGTGGACCTCCGCCACCCCGGCAGCGACCTCGTGACCGAGCTGGAGGAACGTCTCACCCAGGAGGAACTGCGCGCCGCCGGCTCCGCGTTGCCGACCCCCTACGCCGACCCGCTGATCCGCACCTGGACCGCGGTCGGCGCCCGGCTGGCCATCACCACCAACAACTCCCCGAAGGTGGTCCGCGCCTATCTGGACGGCCGCGGCCTCAGCTCCTGCTTCGCCTCGCACATATACGGCCGCACCGCCGACCTGCACCTCCTCAAGCCCAACCCGCACTGTCTCAACCGGGCCCTCACCGCGATGGGCTGCGCCCCCTCGGCGGCCCTGATGATCGGCGACTCCGGCTCCGACCTCGCCGCGGCGAACAACGCCGGCGTTCCGTTTCTCGGCTACGCGCGTAACGAACGCAAGGGCAAGCTCCTGCGGGACGCCGGAGCCGGGTGCGTGGTCGCGTCCCTGGAGCCGCTGCTGCGGACACTGCGGGGCTGA
- a CDS encoding alpha/beta hydrolase, with amino-acid sequence MTSSSFPTPGAGGPDRRTAVASAAAVAAGSLLLGGGGVDRAQARPMPPDDVTVRLPAPTGPHHIGATTLCLVDHSRHDPWDHAIPVREVVITVLYPARTVRGYPLAPQMTRTAAAAFRDIDARIHHLPRSGVDWAATLSHAHTGAPAQPVRRPVLLYSPGGGDPRTLGTGLAEELAGHGHVVVTVDHPGDASVVEFPNTTAYREKPFRTTVFRDDPRKDPRRARIMIDTRIADLRFVLGQLTELAAGRNPDAVGRTLPEHLGRALDLRRVGCYGHSAGGTAVAEAMYEDHRIGAAVNLEGYLDHPPDRPGQEGELYPVARYGVDRPLLLLGTDGFIGDQEAKKDLERSWSAVIAHPLGHTRRRQIDHAAHWVFTDYAVIAPQLQAAGLMRADARRALVGTIGSAVSVPMVRHQVRSFFAWSFHHW; translated from the coding sequence ATGACCTCCTCTTCTTTCCCCACCCCTGGTGCGGGCGGACCTGACCGCCGTACCGCCGTCGCATCGGCTGCCGCCGTGGCGGCCGGATCGCTGCTCCTGGGTGGCGGAGGCGTCGACCGGGCCCAGGCACGGCCGATGCCTCCGGACGACGTCACCGTACGGCTGCCCGCACCGACCGGCCCGCACCACATCGGCGCCACCACCCTCTGCCTGGTCGACCACTCCCGGCACGACCCGTGGGACCACGCGATCCCCGTACGGGAAGTCGTGATCACGGTTCTCTACCCGGCCCGAACCGTCCGCGGGTATCCCCTCGCACCCCAGATGACCAGGACCGCCGCGGCGGCATTCCGCGACATCGATGCCCGGATCCACCACTTGCCGCGCTCCGGTGTGGACTGGGCGGCCACCCTCTCCCACGCGCACACGGGCGCGCCCGCGCAGCCCGTACGGCGACCGGTGCTCCTCTACAGCCCGGGCGGCGGCGATCCGCGCACCCTGGGCACCGGGCTCGCCGAGGAACTGGCGGGCCACGGCCATGTGGTGGTGACCGTCGACCACCCCGGCGACGCGAGCGTGGTCGAGTTCCCGAACACCACGGCGTACCGGGAAAAGCCCTTCCGCACCACGGTGTTCCGGGACGACCCCCGCAAGGACCCCCGGCGTGCCCGCATCATGATCGACACCAGGATCGCGGACCTGCGCTTCGTCCTCGGCCAGCTGACGGAACTGGCAGCCGGGCGCAATCCGGACGCGGTCGGCCGCACCCTGCCGGAGCACCTCGGGCGTGCCCTGGACCTCCGGCGGGTGGGCTGCTACGGCCACTCGGCCGGGGGTACGGCCGTGGCCGAGGCGATGTACGAGGACCACCGCATCGGCGCGGCGGTCAACCTGGAGGGTTACTTGGACCATCCACCGGACCGGCCCGGCCAGGAGGGAGAGCTCTACCCGGTCGCCCGTTACGGCGTGGACCGGCCGCTGCTCCTGCTGGGAACCGACGGGTTCATCGGCGATCAGGAGGCGAAGAAGGACCTGGAGCGCTCGTGGTCGGCCGTGATCGCCCACCCGCTGGGGCATACCCGCCGACGACAGATCGACCACGCCGCGCACTGGGTGTTCACCGACTACGCCGTCATCGCGCCGCAGTTGCAGGCTGCCGGACTGATGCGGGCGGACGCCAGGCGCGCGCTGGTCGGCACCATCGGCTCCGCCGTATCGGTGCCCATGGTCCGGCACCAGGTGCGCTCGTTCTTCGCCTGGTCCTTCCACCACTGGTAG
- a CDS encoding FABP family protein: MIEIPSDLHKDLVPLAFLLGNWAGAGVHDFPGSEKCNFGQEVSFTHDGRDFLQYHSHTWVLDNDGNKVRPLESESGFWRIDADRKVEVTMTRDDGVIEIWYGEMADKKPQIDLVTDAVARTAASQPYSGGKRLYGYVKSDLMWVGEKQTPDVELRPYMSAHLKKVVTPEDVERWAKALPDDMPDDGIAFFK; this comes from the coding sequence ATGATCGAGATCCCGTCCGACCTGCACAAGGACCTCGTCCCACTCGCCTTCTTGCTCGGCAACTGGGCCGGTGCGGGCGTGCACGACTTCCCCGGCTCGGAGAAGTGCAACTTCGGGCAGGAGGTCAGCTTCACCCACGACGGCCGGGACTTCCTGCAGTACCACTCGCACACCTGGGTGCTGGACAACGACGGCAACAAGGTCCGCCCGCTGGAGTCGGAGTCCGGCTTCTGGCGGATCGACGCCGACCGCAAGGTCGAGGTGACGATGACCCGCGACGACGGTGTCATCGAGATCTGGTACGGCGAGATGGCCGACAAGAAGCCGCAGATCGACCTGGTCACGGACGCCGTCGCGCGGACGGCCGCCTCGCAGCCGTACAGCGGGGGCAAGCGACTCTACGGGTATGTGAAGAGCGACCTGATGTGGGTGGGCGAGAAGCAGACGCCCGACGTCGAGCTGCGCCCCTACATGTCGGCCCACCTGAAGAAGGTCGTCACCCCGGAGGACGTCGAGCGCTGGGCGAAGGCCCTGCCCGACGACATGCCGGACGACGGCATCGCCTTCTTCAAGTAG